The genome window AAGGGGCGCGATGGTTTCGTCATGGGCGAGGGCGCCGGCCTCGTTATACTCGAAGAGCTGGACCACGCGCTGCGGCGCGGCGCCACAATCTATGCCGAGTTGGCCGGATACGGCATGTCGGCTGATGCCTATCACATGACCGCGCCGAACTCGGAAGGGGCTGGCACCTCGATGACCCTCGCCCTGGAGTCTGCGGGGCTTCGGCCTCAAGAGATCGATTACATCAATGCCCACGGCACATCAACACCCGTAGGTGATGCCGCCGAGACCAGGGCGATCAAGAAGGTGTTTGGGGAGCATGCCTATCGTCTGGCGGTGAGTTCCGTCAAATCGATGACCGGACACCTGCTCGGCGCGGCGGGCGGGGTTGAGTCGGTAGCCACCGTGCTGACGATCCATCACGGCGTGATCCCGCCGACCATCAACTACGACGAGCCGGACCCCGATTGCGATCTCGATTACGTTCCGAACAAAGCGCGTCAGGTGCCGATCAGGGCGGCCTTCACCAACTCATTCGGCTTCGGCGGTACCAACGCGACCCTGGTGTTTAGGCAATACCCATAGAGCGATCGGCCGGAGGAAGAGGCGTGACCGTTCAGGCCAAATTCACATATGAAGACTACCTGCTGTTCCTGGAGGACGGCCGACGCCACGAGCTCATCGATGGAGAGCGCTTCATGACCCCTTCGCCCTCAACCAAACACCAGCAGATTTCCATGAACCTCGCCAGAGCTCTCTCAAATTATCTTGCGACCCACCGCATCGGAAGAGTGTACGCTGCACCCTGCGATGTCGTTCTCTCCGATACGGACGTCGTCCAGCCGGATCTTGTCTTTGTCTCGTCGGCCAGGGGTTCGATCATCACGACACAAAATATCCAAGGGGCACCCGACCTCCTCATCGAGATCCTCTCTGAGAGCACTCGCAAGACCGACGAAATTATCAAGCGGAAGCTCTATGAGCGGTATGGTGTGCAAGAATACTGGATCATAGACCCCGAACTGGCGACAGTGAAGGTCTACCGCATGACCCCCCAAGGTTACTGCCGCATCGCCGAACTGAGCCATGAGGCGAACGACACCCTCCGCACGCCTCTCTTGCCTGACGTGAGCATCCCGCTGATCAATCTCTTCGAGTAACAACCCACACCCCTAAGTGTTACGCAGCACCTGCAGCGTTGCGCCCTCACCTCGCCTGATTTCCGTGTAATCTGCTGACATTATCGCCCCCATAAAGCCCCGTTACGCCCCAAACGGCTTATCGCAGAGGATCAAAAGGACGTAGTCGCTCTAGAGCGGCTAGGTCTGCCTGTAGACAGAAAAAGGGAGTTGGTCCGGTACAGGGGAGGCGGACGGGGTGTATGGTGTGGTGACCGCTGGTGGCTGAATCCCGCGTTCAGCCAAGCGGAGCGGGGGAGTTGTCTTTGGCGAGGGTGGCGAGTTTATCCAGGACGCCGTTGACAAAGCTGCTGGAGTCTTTTCCGCCGAACGCCTTTGCTAATTCGATCGCCTCGTCGATGGCGACCTTCCAGGGAGTCTTACCGTAAAAGAGCAGCTCAAACGCGGCCAGGCGAAGGATACAGAGATCCACGAGGGCGAGCCGCGAGAGGATCCAGTGTTCGACGTGCGAGGCAAGCAGGTCATCGATCGGCTTTCGATGCTGCAGCGTCCCCTGGACCAGTTCCTCAGTCAGCGATTGGACCTCCGGCTTGGCAGGGTGCTCTGCCCAGAAGCCCTGAGACTGTTCCTCAAACGCCTCGAGGGGGTAAAACTCAAGCTGATACAGGAGCGAGAGTGCCAGCTCCCTGGATCGATGACGCTTTCCCATCTTCCGTGTGCGTTATTTGAGTTGGGCGAACAGACTCGCCATCTCAATGGCCGACAGCGCCGCGTCGAACCCTTTGTTGCCGGCCTTGGCCCCGGCCCGCTCAATCGCCTCATCGAGGGTATTTGCGGTGATGACGCCAAAGATAATGGGTACGCCGGTATCGAGACTGGCCGCCGCAATCCCCTTCGCCGCCTCTCCCGCGACATAATCGAAGTGGGCCGTGGCGCCTCGGATGACGGCGCCCAGCGCAATGACGGCGTCGTAGCGGTCTGAGGCTGCCAGGCGTTTGGCGGCATAAGGCAGCTCGAACGCGCCCGGCACCTTGACCAGGTGCAGATCGCTGTCCTCGGCGCCGTGGCGGAACAGGCAGTCGAGCGCCCCTTCCAATAACCGTTTGGCGATCAGTTCGTTCGTGCGACTTACCACAAGGGCAATTCGAAACCCTTTGGCCTGGTATGTTCCTTCGGTCGTTTTCAACACGCACCTCCGCAAAAGAAGAGCAGCGGTCGGCGATCAGCAGCCGGCAAGAGAGCAACTACCGGCTGAACGCTGACGACTCATGGCTGTATTTCCACTATACCGTTTCGAGCAGGTGACCGAGTTTTGCGAACTTCGTTTGCAGGTAGACGCGATTCTCGGCGTTAGGATGAACCTCAATGGGTATCCGCTGCACTACGTGCAGACCGTATGCCTCGAGCCCGACGATCTTCCGCGGGTTGTTGGTGAGCAGCCGGATATTACACAACCCGAGGTCGGACAGGATCTGGGCCCCGATTCCATACTCTCTCAGATCGGCTTGAAACCCGAGCTTCACATTGGCCTCGACGGTATCCAGGCCGGCCTCCTGCAGCTCGTAGGCGCGCATCTTATTCGCCAGGCCGATGCCTCTGCCTTCCTGTCGAATGTAGAGAAACACCCCTTTCCCTTCCTTGGCAATCAACTCAAGCGACTTGTCCAACTGCGGGCCGCAGTCACACCGGAGTGAGCCGAAGACGTCGCCCGTAAGGCACTCCGAGTGAACCCGCACCAGCGTCTCGTCGACGGCGTTGAGCTCACCCAGAACTAAGGCCAGATGGTGTTTATTTTCAATCTGACTGTGATACAGGATCGCGGTGAATCGGCCGTATGTTGTCGGCAGTGTGGTCGTGGCGACGCGGCTGACAAGGCGCTCCCGTTTCAGGCGAAACTCGATCAGACTCTTGACGGTAATCAGTTTCAAGTCGTGCTTGCATGCAAAGCGATACAGTTCAGGCGTCCTGGCCATCGCGCCGTCGTCCTGCATGATCTCGCAGATGACCCCGGCAGGGTAGAGACCGGCCAAACGGGCGAGGTCGATAGCGGCTTCGGAATGACCTGCTCGTGTCAGGACCCCCCCATCTCGTCCGCGAAGCGGAAAGGTGTGCCCTGGACTGGTGAGATCATCAACTGTTGCGTTGGCATCGATGATGGTCTGGATGGTGATCGCCCGGTCGTAGGCCGAAATGCCGGTCGTCACCTTGTGTCTGGCATCGACGGACACGCAGAAGGCTGTCTCGTGAGGCGAGGTATTGTCGGTGACCATCGGCGGGATACGGAGCGCATCCAATCGTTCGCCGATTACGGGCATACAGATCAGCCCGCGCCCCTGCGTGGCCATAAAGTTGATCGCCTCGGGCGTGACCTTTTCGGCGGCCATTGTAAGGTCGCCCTCGTTCTCCCGGCCCTCATCGTCAACGACAACCACCATCTTGCCGTCGCGAAGGTCCCGGATCGCCTCTTCGATAGAATGAAACTGAATCTGGTCTTCCATAGTGACTCCCCCTCCGGAACCGGTCTAGCTGAACCCCAGCTCCTGGAGCCGCACTTCAGTCAGGGGCATCTTCTGCGTGAGAGGTCCAAGCCCCTCAAGATAGCGAACAACGTACTTGCCAAGAAGGTCGGT of Candidatus Methylomirabilis lanthanidiphila contains these proteins:
- a CDS encoding N utilization substance protein B, giving the protein MGKRHRSRELALSLLYQLEFYPLEAFEEQSQGFWAEHPAKPEVQSLTEELVQGTLQHRKPIDDLLASHVEHWILSRLALVDLCILRLAAFELLFYGKTPWKVAIDEAIELAKAFGGKDSSSFVNGVLDKLATLAKDNSPAPLG
- the ribH gene encoding 6,7-dimethyl-8-ribityllumazine synthase, which translates into the protein MLKTTEGTYQAKGFRIALVVSRTNELIAKRLLEGALDCLFRHGAEDSDLHLVKVPGAFELPYAAKRLAASDRYDAVIALGAVIRGATAHFDYVAGEAAKGIAAASLDTGVPIIFGVITANTLDEAIERAGAKAGNKGFDAALSAIEMASLFAQLK
- a CDS encoding 3,4-dihydroxy-2-butanone 4-phosphate synthase; translation: MEDQIQFHSIEEAIRDLRDGKMVVVVDDEGRENEGDLTMAAEKVTPEAINFMATQGRGLICMPVIGERLDALRIPPMVTDNTSPHETAFCVSVDARHKVTTGISAYDRAITIQTIIDANATVDDLTSPGHTFPLRGRDGGVLTRAGHSEAAIDLARLAGLYPAGVICEIMQDDGAMARTPELYRFACKHDLKLITVKSLIEFRLKRERLVSRVATTTLPTTYGRFTAILYHSQIENKHHLALVLGELNAVDETLVRVHSECLTGDVFGSLRCDCGPQLDKSLELIAKEGKGVFLYIRQEGRGIGLANKMRAYELQEAGLDTVEANVKLGFQADLREYGIGAQILSDLGLCNIRLLTNNPRKIVGLEAYGLHVVQRIPIEVHPNAENRVYLQTKFAKLGHLLETV